One Paenibacillus riograndensis SBR5 DNA segment encodes these proteins:
- a CDS encoding GTP pyrophosphokinase: MSTQDQIEKFKQLKYELTRFMMIYKFALEEMETKIEILKQEFQMLHDYSPIEHTKSRIKSPESIMNKMLRKNNELSLPAIRATIKDIAGLRITCSFISDIYQVSAMLQKQDDLKVLGVKDYIKHPKPNGYQSLHLLVEVPVFLSDCQEHVCVEVQIRTIAMDFWASLEHKIFYKYSQSVPEHLTRELKNAADKAYELDLQMERLHREIKEIKDAQGDDTDVELRRIMINNQQFNLPANFIKLLGE; the protein is encoded by the coding sequence TGAGCACCCAAGATCAGATCGAAAAATTCAAGCAGCTTAAATATGAATTGACCCGTTTTATGATGATTTACAAGTTCGCACTGGAGGAAATGGAGACCAAAATTGAAATCCTGAAGCAGGAATTCCAGATGCTCCATGACTACAGCCCGATCGAGCATACGAAATCGCGGATCAAATCCCCTGAGAGCATTATGAACAAAATGCTGCGCAAAAACAACGAGCTGTCGCTGCCTGCGATCAGAGCCACTATTAAGGATATCGCCGGATTGCGGATTACCTGCTCTTTTATCTCCGACATTTATCAGGTCAGCGCCATGCTGCAGAAGCAGGATGATCTGAAGGTGCTGGGCGTGAAGGATTACATCAAGCATCCCAAGCCGAATGGCTATCAGAGCCTGCATCTGCTGGTCGAGGTTCCGGTGTTTTTGTCGGACTGCCAGGAGCATGTCTGTGTAGAGGTGCAGATCCGTACCATTGCCATGGATTTCTGGGCCAGTCTGGAGCACAAAATCTTTTATAAATACAGCCAGTCCGTTCCTGAGCACCTGACCCGCGAATTGAAGAATGCCGCCGACAAGGCGTATGAGCTGGATCTGCAGATGGAGCGCCTGCACCGTGAAATTAAGGAGATTAAGGATGCCCAGGGCGACGATACCGATGTAGAGCTCCGCCGGATCATGATCAACAACCAGCAGTTTAATCTGCCGGCGAATTTCATCAAGCTGTTAGGTGAATAA